A stretch of Homo sapiens chromosome 12, GRCh38.p14 Primary Assembly DNA encodes these proteins:
- the CRADD gene encoding death domain-containing protein CRADD isoform X2 has translation MEARDKQVLRSLRLELGAEVLVEGLVLQYLYQEGILTENHIQEINAQTTGLRKTMLLLDILPSRGPKAFDTFLDSLQEFPWVREKLKKAREEAMTDLPAGWKRLRDLSS, from the coding sequence ATGGAGGCCAGAGACAAACAAGTACTCCGCTCACTTCGCCTGGAGCTGGGTGCAGAGGTATTGGTGGAGGGACTGGTTCTTCAGTACCTCTACCAGGAAGGAATCTTGACGGAAAACCATATTCAAGAAATCAATGCTCAAACCACAGGCCTCCGGAAAACAATGCTCCTGCTGGATATCCTACCTTCCAGGGGCCCTAAAGCATTTGATACATTCCTAGATTCCCTACAGGAGTTTCCCTGGGTCAGGGAGAAGCTGAAGAAGGCAAGGGAAGAGGCCATGACCGACCTGCCTGCAG
- the CRADD gene encoding death domain-containing protein CRADD isoform X4 produces the protein MEARDKQVLRSLRLELGAEVLVEGLVLQYLYQEGILTENHIQEINAQTTGLRKTMLLLDILPSRGPKAFDTFLDSLQEFPWVREKLKKAREEAMTDLPAGDY, from the coding sequence ATGGAGGCCAGAGACAAACAAGTACTCCGCTCACTTCGCCTGGAGCTGGGTGCAGAGGTATTGGTGGAGGGACTGGTTCTTCAGTACCTCTACCAGGAAGGAATCTTGACGGAAAACCATATTCAAGAAATCAATGCTCAAACCACAGGCCTCCGGAAAACAATGCTCCTGCTGGATATCCTACCTTCCAGGGGCCCTAAAGCATTTGATACATTCCTAGATTCCCTACAGGAGTTTCCCTGGGTCAGGGAGAAGCTGAAGAAGGCAAGGGAAGAGGCCATGACCGACCTGCCTGCAG
- the CRADD gene encoding death domain-containing protein CRADD isoform X3, whose protein sequence is MEARDKQVLRSLRLELGAEVLVEGLVLQYLYQEGILTENHIQEINAQTTGLRKTMLLLDILPSRGPKAFDTFLDSLQEFPWVREKLKKAREEAMTDLPAGCWP, encoded by the coding sequence ATGGAGGCCAGAGACAAACAAGTACTCCGCTCACTTCGCCTGGAGCTGGGTGCAGAGGTATTGGTGGAGGGACTGGTTCTTCAGTACCTCTACCAGGAAGGAATCTTGACGGAAAACCATATTCAAGAAATCAATGCTCAAACCACAGGCCTCCGGAAAACAATGCTCCTGCTGGATATCCTACCTTCCAGGGGCCCTAAAGCATTTGATACATTCCTAGATTCCCTACAGGAGTTTCCCTGGGTCAGGGAGAAGCTGAAGAAGGCAAGGGAAGAGGCCATGACCGACCTGCCTGCAG